The Scomber japonicus isolate fScoJap1 chromosome 12, fScoJap1.pri, whole genome shotgun sequence sequence aagcagtttcacaaatctgaaagtgGGTTTAAACCGCATTAAGGCTTTTCTGCAATGTCTAACACTTGTTCATAAGTTTAGTGGTGAAAAGCTGGAGTTTAGATTATGTGCTCATAATTTTTAATTGTAGgctattatttattgttaaatttgGAATAACCAATCAGCAGCATGATTGTGAAGTGAAACAAGAGAAGCTGGAGAAAAACCAATGCATAAAAGTGACCTGCTAACCCCTGTGTTTCATGTCTGGTGTGTTCTGGgttgtgaggaggagagggtcCACAAAAGAGGATCATTTTGTGGTGTACCAATTTGCAAATATTCATCATCACTAAAGCTAAATATCTCCTCAATTGATAAGGCCTCATGTATATTTATTAGTCTACCTGCCTTGTCTTTCTGTAGAGGAGTCATTAAATACATTGTAGTTTACATGACTtgaaatcatagactgtataaaagaagtGTTTCAACCACAGGGAATATTATTGCAACTGTAAATAAAATCCGTATTTCAGGATTTGCAGGATATGCAGCTCAAGTTAAATGTTCACCTAATGCCACTAACAACCTAACAACATGTGGCCGTGCCTATGGGCCGTGCTGAAATAACAGCTGCAGTCCCAGCTCGTTGACTTGCATttactgccacctactggactggAGTGTGGGTCAAAAGATCagcaaaattaaaacaaaaaccccCCCAATGTCCTATTCTCTACACCCATgccctttaaatatttaatttaaacacCCAACCCTTTCTGTGATATATTCCACAACAAACTACCTGATGTGATCATTCTTTCAGCAATTTCATGACTCCTGTTGCTCCTCTCTGTATTCTTTGTACTCCAGCAACACATGCTCAACTGACTCTGGTTGTCTGCATTGTGAACAAAGTCCTGTTGGATGTTTTACATATATATGTTTAGTGTTTGGAGTCCTGTGTGTCATAACCTGAGTCGAGCTATAATAATTTCTTCCCTGCCCCGTAATTGTGTCCATCTGTAGAATAActgcattttaatgtgtgttggTATATGTGACCTTATTGCCTATTCTTATTGATTACACTGATCTAAGGGGGGAGTTTAAAGACAATGAGATGAGGTGGACAAAATAGTAGAAACACTCAtgtaatcatttaaaacataaataataaacataaagtagcataaaccttaaaaactgaaaatatatcagcttcataaatgtcaaatttatggcagagctgttgtatagGACTGCAAAAGTGCTGCTAAGTGTATATATAAAATTCAACCAACTTCAAGTTTAAAtcccatttttttaaatttccattaCTAATGtccacacaaaaaatacaactaCTATACATTATAATTATCCATAGTTTCTGCTGTATATCTGCAGAGGTTTTCACAGTGAGGTGTAGAGCTGACGAAGTGAGAGCAGTTGTTCAGGACTTTATTGATCACAGGGCTGAAGCAGGCAGAAAGACATTTTCTGACACCatgcaatttttatttttttacaactATTTAAGAAACCATTTAATACTAATTTCTAAGTCTCTTTAGATGTTCTGGTGAGAAAAGGATTTATATGATTTGATATTACATGCTCAATTTAGGGCAAAAAACATGGCTAATAATATGCATGTTTGGGTAGCCACCATCAACGTATCAAGTCCATCATTTCCACCTTTACTGCAGTAATGACATTCATTGTTATGACACGGCAAATGGACAACTAGCAAAAAGTAAATCAGTtgacatatttaatttaaaaccacattttaaattaaaacacatcCTGCCAACAGCAGTTTACTTTATTTCTGTCTTGCATTGAAGTGGCTTTTTCTCTGGTCTCATTACATATCTACCAATCTCATGACTTCATCTGAACGCAAATGCTACATCACAATATTTGCTGATTTAATGAGTTGATTAGAAATATGCTAACTGAATGGATTATGGCATTATGGAGGGCGGTAAAGGTTGTGACCCTGAATTCAGGGAAAATAAGGCTGCTGTTCATAGCTGCATCTGGAATAAGTTACAAGATCTCTGTGTAGAAAGGCAGACCACAGTCCATAAATTCAGTCTGCATTAGTCTGAATAAGCAAGGCAGGATGAAATGATGTTAAGGCAAACAACATTCTGCATCTGTATCCTGAGTTGAAGTGACAGATATTCTTTTTCCCCAgaaactgtgtgtttatatagAAAAGTTATAACAAAGTACGTTAGAATAAGGACGAATCTTCGCAGGTTTGCAGAGCTCATTTCTTGAACCTGCCCAGGTGTTCACGGGCAACGATGAGTCTTTGGATCTGGGCAGTGCCCTCGTAGATCTACAgagcaaaaaagaaataaaaggatgTTAGGTTTCTTGGAATACTTTAAAATGTTGCCAGCAGTGATTAAATGTGCAATATCTCCACCCACCTGGTAAATCTTAGCATCTCTCATCAGTTTCTCCACTGGGTATTCGCTGTTGAAGCCGTTGCCTCCGAATACCTGAACAGCATCAGAGGCCACCTGGTTGGCGATGTCTCCGGCGAAGGCCTTTGCAATGGAGGCATAGTAGGTGTTTCTACGACCCTGGTCCACTTCCCAGGCGGCCCGCTGGTATGCCAACCTGGCCAGCTCCACCTTCATCGCCATCTCAGCGAGGAGGAACGACACGGCTTGGTGCTGCGAGACAGGAGGACACAGAGAGGCGACTGTTaatcctgtttttatctttgtaCTTCCAACACTGAACAAGTGGTCACCTGGCAGTAGGTAATCATGACTGTTAGTTATCAGGTATTGTGGCTGTTATTTCTACTTTTGAACGTCAGATTAAATCAGCCTATATTTCTGTTGACAACTTATAAGAAACGAGGATGTGTGTGAACAAACCTGAGCAATAGCTACGCCGAAGGTCTTCCTCTCCAGTGCATAATGGGTAGCTTCCTCAAGTGCCCTCTGCGCCAGGCCAGTCGCTCCTGCTGCAACCTGTAGTACATCAGTTACATCAGTTTGGTGAGGTTTTTGGTGTGATGCAGTTATTTCTGTGACATCTTTCACCATTatacatataatacaaatattgtAGGTGAAGTACATTAGCTCATATAAAACCTTTTATGAGCTCTGTAAAAAGGTGAAATTGCAGTATTTTGTTGATAAATCActaaaagtcatttaaaaaaggaggaCAAATTGCTGTTTTTCACTGTACAAAAAGGCATTTTCTAATACAGACCAAGACTTTCTTactgtggatttttttaaactttccaATAAAACTCATGgccatgatttatttatgattacTAAGTCTGAGTCCTCTGCACTTTCTAGCATTTTCTTCTTGTTGACACAAACTTTTCCACCTCAGCTGAGCgatatttaaactttttctcAGAATAGTTTGCATTTCCACTCAGCTTTTAAtactgaaatttaaaatgtaccttaaaaaacataaaaaacaaatgtacagaTATTCAGTCCAGTGGAGTTGAAGGTCGAGGACTTACTGGTGGCCGAGTCTTGTCGAAGGCGCCCATGGCAATTTTGAAGCCAGCTCCCTCTCCGATCAGGACGTTCTCCTTCGGTATCCTCACTTCCTCAAAAGTGATGCCTCTTGTATCAGAACACCTCTGGCCCATGTTCATCTCCTACAGCCACAAAATACAAGACAATAATTTATGCTATTCCTCTGAACTACAGGGTTTCAAAAAGCTTGAAGAGATCGCAGTTGGAGTTTGGTCAGCCATAAGAAAACACCccaacatattaaaaaacaatacatgAGAGGAATAAAAGGAATATTTTCTTCAAGTTGGGAATAAGAAACTCCAACACATGTATCGTGTGTCCATTTTAAAACAATCAGTGCCTGTTCCAAAAGCATGTTAATCATGTTATCTGATATGTTTGCAgagtaaacacagacacaggaaCAACTTAACCTATTTCAACAAAAGGTGCCTGGAGAAGAGAAAAGGCCAGAAGGGCTCAGAACTCAACCAATAGTTCTAGTATGAAAAAAACATGTGGCCTCAAACAGGGTCCTACTGGGACGGAGGAGATATTCCATTACTAACAAACCAATTTTGCAGATCAGGTTTAACATCACATAAATGTTTGAGTGATATTTTCTCAATTTCAAGATAACTTTCTcatagaagaaagaaaaagtcttCTATTAATACTCTAAGCTCCAAGACAAATATTGATTATAATACAGAGCCAGTTCATGGTTTAGAGAAATGAAGCAgcatcttaccttccttcctactagAATTCCTGGAGTGTCGGCATCCACAATGAAGCCAGTAAAAGCTTTGCCGGCTGGACATTTAGGATCTGGATTAGTTCGGGCCAGGAGGAAGTACCTAGAAACACGACGAGACATACAAATGGTCAACTACTAACAGAACAGATGGATACATAGGTATTTACACGTATTTACAGTCATGTTAGTTTGATATGTGTACAAAGCAGTATGCATACACACCAGTTAGCTTTACCACCGTTGGTGATCCACATCTTCTGACCGTTAACAACATACTCATCACCCTTCTTATCAGCTCGGGTCTTGATCCCCGCAACATCAGAGCCCGCCCCCGGCTCTGTGACACAGTACGCCTACCAAAAAGACACCACACAGTAATTAACAGTCtgctatgttgtttttttgattcTTCTTGCTGGACTTATGTATCTTCCTTAACAACTGGTTAAAAATAACTTGCACAAAGAGAGATAAAACAGCAGCACTGGGTGGCAAGACTCACCATTATTTTGGTAGTTAAGTAAACTTTGTAGTATCTATATTTAATCAACTAGAATgaaatactcacacacataagAGGCTCCTCAGTCATCCTTCCCAGGTATTTCCTCTTTTGTGCTTCATTGCCAGCAAGAATAACAGGCATTTGCTGTGTGGAACAAACAGGCGTATGTTAACTTAATGGCTGATGTGACAGTGTTGAAAGCATTGCGACTTGTACATCTTGGAAATTTGGATTGTATAAAAATGAGATCCAGAATATTTAGTATCAACAGTGTTTTAATCTATTGACTTGAATTGACCCTAAAAAACAATCTGCACACCTCCAGCTGAAAACCATAACTCATGCTGCTGGTGGATCCCAACATCACACTTTCACAATATTCAGTGATGTTATATATAAAACGGTTTGTGTGACGCTCTTCTTGTGTTTTAGAGCCTGTGTTGTTATCTGTGTTGCTTCTTGGTGCgctgaaatgttttctttgataTGTGCCTCATTTTCTCAGTGGGgggaaaacaaaaactaaacatttgcctcaaacagacacaatgAACAACTTACTCCTAGAGAGTTTGCCTCAATAGCCGTCTGTACTCCTGTGCAGCCAAAAGCCAACTCTTCTGTGATGAGGCAGGTATCGAAGATTGACAAGCCCATTCCACCTGAATACACAAAGCAAACATGGTTTCTCACAATGTGTTAAAGTGGAAATGTGCAAACTCTCTCAGCACACATCTGAGACAATTTAAACACTTCAGCAGAGGTCCTATCTCACACAGCAATGATGTAAAACAGcctctccagacatgttttaagatatcAAAAAACATCATTAAGGTTTTAAAGGATTTGTCTGATACAGATTTGAAACCAAGAAAAGTTCAATAAACTACTAAAAGATTCTTAAAATCACATCTACTCAGTCTCCCTCATTGAAAAacccaaaatgaataaatatgcaaattaatctcatttcaaaagtttaaatgCTGGAAGCACGAAGTTCCCCAAGTTTCCACACAACAAATGTGTAAAGCCGAACAGACACTGTACAGGTTAGGCCAAAATGATTTCAGATTCAAATTTCTGCCTGACTTTGGAGGTCATGGCACCTGATTAAATGCCTTATTGATCAACAATTTGGCTCTTAGATGATCATTGCATTTCTGGCATGTCAGGAGTATTTATGGATCGTCTTGCAGTTTGAGCAGCTTAACAGCCCAATTTTCCTTAGCTGCTCTCAAACGATATGTACTACTTTACATGTTGCAGCCAAAACTGTAATCTTGAATAAAACCGTGTGATAAAATTTTACTTCACTGCAAAACAGACACATTGTATGTTGTTTGCACCTATGGCTCCATCTTCTCCTTAATATGAGaacacaacatacaatacaaaataacaataaagtaTAGTGTCTGCTCAGcttaagttgaatattggaccactTCTGACTTCTAAAACTGACTTCAAAATAGTATCATGCTTTTGAGTGCACACCTGAAGTAAGCACAGAAAAAACTTTCCCACTTTCATCACATgagcacatacatcattctgcacagtttAGTAACAACTAGCAAAtgcacatttttgagtggaagggGATTTAACATGCAGTTATTGTTCAGGGCAGGATGCATCAAGGTCTGGGTGGCCCACGACATAGAGAGTTAGGCTGCTTAAtgctacacaaatacacacataaggAAGATCATTTTGTAATGGGcaacaaagaggaaaataaCATACCGTACTCCTCTGCAATGTGACCGTTTAACAGACCAAGCTCCCATGCTTTCTTGATGACGGGGACAGGATACTGCAGAATGACAAGACATATCAGAGTTATACTAGATAAATGAAAAGGTAAAACTATAATTACCCAAATCTGAGAAGCAAACTTTGGTTTGTTTACATGCTTGCTGGACAGAAATGTCCCTGTATCCACAAGCACCTTTCAAACAGTgatggaagggggaggggggggggtgggcaTGGCTATTTCTGTAACTTTCCGAAACAGACAACCTGTCATTCACACTTACTTCATGCAGTGATTAGCCAACTGTGCAGAGGTGAGAGAGGAGTCAGGGTTTGAACTTTTATCTTTAGCTTCCCTTTTTTCATTTATCATAATTATTTCTACCACTTTATATGTGAACAATCAAGTGCAACACTATGACTGCCTTACAGCCCAGTCTGAAAAATGTGCCACTATCGACGTAATCAAATAGTTAATTAAAATGGTTTCACGTCTCCCAGCTAACTCCTCCGTTCCAACGTGGTCGCAGAGCACATTGTAATGACAGTCCTGACTAGCTTGAGGCTCTGAAGATTCACTGAGTATACACAGATTGCACCATTTATTTACCTTCAGTCAAGCCACATTCCCTACAGGCAAATCTTTTGTCTTTACTTACTTCACCACTTTTGTCATAAGCCGCTGCAACAGGGACAATCTCTTCACGTGCAAACTTCCTCGCCAGCTCCTGGAACTCTTTCTGCTGGTCACTCAGCTCTGTGGGCCAAAACAACAAGATGACCCACCGTGAACAGCttcagacatttaaaacaaaaagaattgttcacattttttccaagtctgttttaaaacaacaccTGCCCGTATGTACACTGAAAGAGTTACTGGTCGCTGTGATCATTCCTTCACTCCATACTGGCTTCTTAAAATTATTTCAGTGTAAGAAATGTGGGAGAGTCCTTCTgattaatcagtaatgaaagCAATCAGTAACTCTTACAACATAAATGGGTGTGTGAGTATTCTTTAAGAcataagaaaacattttcatgtATCTTCTAAAGTAAGGGAGATATTCTACATCCTGCTCACCGAACGAGTAGCCGGGAGATGCCGAGTGGTCGCTGGATGGTGCTTTAGCATTGGCTGCGGCACTGGAACTCTGCAGCCGGATCCCAGACCGCACAGTGGCTCTGAGCACCTGTGTGCAGCattggaagaagtattcagtaAAAGTATCatcaatacagcaatgtaaagcCAGCACTTAACAAACCAGATAAATCTGATGGGTACTGGAGACGATTAATGGAAGAAGTTGATTGTTGGTCACTGTGcctctgtctccccctctctccctccactaTAGTGCTGCTGATAGACCACACTCACGAAGTaagagtttaaataatagtgGTATCCTTCAgatactttcataaattaagCTCCCAGTGATATAGAAGTATCCAGGACCAGCTTTCCATACATTTTGTAGCAAAAGGATAGGATTTcaataggaaaaaaagaaagtaaagtgGAGAGCAAAGAGCAAAGCATCTGCACTCAAACAAAGCAGGAAGAACAAAACTGCCTTGACCCCAACTGGTCAAGGCAGATTGCCACCCAGCCCAATTCAGCCTGAGCTGTCTCCTGTTTAACGGGATTTTTTCCCTTGCTGCTCATGTAggaatgttgggtttttttgaattaaattaaagagtatgtGAAAAtcgccttgagatgacttttgttgtgatttagcACTATATAAGTAGCGATtgattgaaaaaagaaagaagaaaaaaacattttctctaatcttttttttgtgtgtgaaatattAGATCActtgtacatttatttacaataacCACGTGAGATTTTTTAGAGGGGAAACAAACATAGACATCTCACATGTTACCCAGGCTACACATTTGcttttttgtaagatgtcaatAACCAAAAAGGGTTAGAAACCACTGGGGTCATCTTTAActatatgttgtattttaagaACTTGTTACATTATCCATTATGTCAAATCATCATGTGAAAAGTACCTACTGTATAAGgcagtcaaataaatgtagtagtGGTGTAGAAAgtgcaatatttccctctgaaatgtagtgattgtgtataaagtagcataacatggaaatactcaaggtcctcaaaattgtactttagTGCAGTATGTGAGTAAATGCACTTGTTAAATTCCACTACCGCCTTTGTGTACGTGGAAGAGCAGATAGCTATGTTTACTAATCATATGACACCTCCATGTCGTAATGTTGTCTTACACCACAAGCCTTATGTCTACCTTTAGACGATAGAGCAGCTGAGCTAGTTGAAACTAAAGAGAAAACACCTAAAATAATGTCTCACACACTTTAATAGCAATGTAACCGAGCTATGTGCTAAAACCATTGCTAATGCTAGCCAGTGACGTAACTAGCATACCTTTGTCTTTGTTGACATTAAAAGgggtaaaaatgtaaatgtaagacAACGAGCCGTACGTAAGCAGTCTTCATTAGTCACCCCCCCCAAAAATATAAGTAAATAGTGTCTAATATTAAGAGACTCACCTTATTGAGCAGCATTGTTGTGATAGCAGAGCAGTTTGACCACTACCTTCGACCTAGATATAAATGAACGCcgtctcagccaatcacagcagcGGGTTTTGGTCATGTGACATCGCCAGGCATGGGGGTATATGACTTTTACCCTAGTTTGTTACCCAACCTCACCTCTGGGTTTTACAACCACAGAGTAGCTCAACAGTACGTCCAATGACACACCTTTACTCATCTCTACGAGTAACATAAAGGtgccaaataaaataaaaaatacatgtaaatatcaCTAAGGTGCATTGTGAGTCAATATTTAAAGATACATCTGAGTATCCTATTGCAGCATGTAAATATTTAGGATGGTAGAAAAAGGAATTCAGTGAACCTATCCATTAAGTACAGGTTTTACAATTTTTTAAAGTGTGCCCTAAAACAATAATCAGGTGCTCATATAAACacagaaatatgttttcataCTGGCGACTATAAAGATCCTCTTAAAATGTGCTTTAGTGATGggggcaaaatccacagtgtgctGTCCACAGtgagtcattttgtgcaaaaaaaaaaaagacataatatTGGTACCATCTATTTTCCCCAGCGAATAGATGGTCTGttatattaaagttaaaaacatatatatgttacatatttttgtatgttattatgcaatggttttactggtctggtcTGGAACTTCAACAGCTGATAACTATAATACAGCTGTGACTTAGGAAGGGTTATCATACCAAAATATTATCTACTGACATGGATCCTTTCAAAAATTATAACTAACCTTTCCCACCTTGAGTGGTACCAACAACTGAAGTTTTGGCCTCTGGCCCATGGACtcggtgctttcacaaaatgattttttgatcaataatcatcaatCATGTGgacataatgacaaagtgggtaaaaggcaAATATTTTAACAGCTAGAATAATCTGGTAAATTCGGAAAGTTACACAAGCCAGTCAGTTACACCCAAGGAGGGCagaataatgacaaagtgggtaaaaggcaaataatagaacaacAAGAACACCTAGAAAAAACACCTATgctatatcacaatattacaatatccaaaTTCTAAGGTGATATGTATTAAATATCATGATATCCATATAATATCGATACATTGCCTAGCCTTAtctataaattatatattatacatataaagCCTACTATGACTTTGTCCTTTAAATTTGAAGTACGTTGCAAGTTAATTATCAAGCTGGAGGTCCATGAAGATCAAATGCTTTGACTGTGAATAACAAGTGAAAATAAGCAAGCATATCCGTGTGTTTTATTGGTAAAACTGGAATAACCTTTCTGAAATATTTTCACTTTGCAAACCTATCCAGTGGGGCCGAATTTGCACCTCTTGATGGACCTATTTTAGGAGCCAATGGTCGTTTCTAGAAGATTTGCCTCCACGACACCAAGTGGCGCTCATGAGCCTTCAGGACGTCAGTAAATCTCCAGCCgccattaaaacaaacacagaggaagaagaagtctGATCATGCGACAACATTCAGGATGGTAACTAGCATATTGTTGATTATTTAATGGTCTGTCAGTGTGAATTAAGACAACTTTATAGCCGTACCAAGTGAAAACGTCCGCTTGGCTCCATTTTATCCAATTTTAGCTTCATAGTGAGGGATAATCAGTGTCCAGCAGCTAGTTTGGTGTAGCATCAGTGTTAGCATGTAGCACAACCTGTGTTTGATATTCAGCCAATAACTTTCATCATATGACTGATGTAACCTGAGCAGTGAAATGATGATGGTCGTAGTTTAACCACGtgtaaaatcaattaaaaaaggtTAGTCAGAAGTGTTTTATTGAAAtgtctgatgtgtgtttttaatcaggGTACCCAAGTGAAAGATGTCATCCTGAAGCCTGATGCTCCCAACTCTCTGTTCCTGGACAAACATGCAGACTACATCGCTGCCTACGGCTCCAAAAAGGATGACTATGTAAGTAAGAGATTAATAAATGTTGTCTTAACCTTTATATATTGTTCAGGATCAAATTtgagccttttttaaaaaacatttgagaACTGTAGAAAAACActctatacacatttcttttagctggacctttcctaatgtgacccacagtatacaaatatggaaataaaatgcgttttttaaattatagtgCAGCTTTTGATATGCATATGTCTTATACAGATTGAAAGCTGCACTAAAAATTgacatgtgtttatttaaaaataaataaataaataaaaataaaaaatcagcattcaaacattcacacattgcATTGAATAACTGTATTCATATTGTATTCATCatgttctttaaaatgttctcctggaccataaaatagtgattgtgaatgtcttttttcccacACGATTAATCAAACATATATTAATGAGTTATGGGGAATCTATGAATGTGAAATGGTGtacagactaattatgagtcagaatatgaacagtatgtgagggttaaataataGTGGACTTCATTGATTCTCAGAGGGGCAATATGCGTGTTATAGCAGTGCAGGAAATGATGAGAACTAGGAGTAATAAATGTGAATACAATACCAAGTCAggtaaatgtaatttaatctaTATACATTATGAACGTTACTGTAGTTATACACGTTTTACCATCTTATCAATTttattcttttgtctttttaatctctttttttaaaacctagGATTattctagtttttttttaacttgatctctttttaatgttacttttcctgtctttttaacctattttaacctagttttttactctaacttaaaaaaaacaacttttttctcttattctttcttatttttattttatttatctatttatttatttttcttatttatttatcatccGTACTTTCTGCTATATAAATTAAGTGTGACCTGAAAAAGTTCTGCGAAACGTGCTGAGTAAAGGTTTTGGTAGGTGTTGCTGTAGTAATATATGTTATATACCTTCTGTATACTGTGTACTTATGCATTTATTAAGGAAAGTATACAATGATTTTATTTAGAATTTGTTACATCTCATTATTACACAggtaaaaaagagagagtaagACTCTTATGTCTCCACTTTCTTTGACAGTGCAGTATTAACAACATCACAGAATAacagcacaaaataaaaaaatgacagtgttcTCCTTGAGGTAGTGATTTTTCCAGGAAATGAGGGAtatttgtgtgtggtgtcttgGCAGGCAGCTGGCTATTATGTTTGAgttcaaaacacacatattattgtgtgtatgtgtgataaaGAACTTATCCAGGGGTTGTACAGTAAACCGATCCTGTATTCAAGTTGATTTTATgtcctgtctgtgtttgtccaGGAGTATACGCTCTCAGAGTACCTGCGGATGAGCGGCATCTACTGGGGCCTGACGGTCATGGACCTGATGGATCAGCTGCCCAGAATGAACCGGCAGGAGATCATTGACTTCATCAAAGCCTGTCAGCATGAGTGCGGAGGCATTAGCGCCAGCATTGGACACGACCCCCACCTGCTCTACACACTCAGCGCTGTGCAGGTGACTGCTAAGACAACACTAGATTTGACCATTGCTGCAGTTTGAGGCTGATGATGTGTCGTCCCCTATACAAATCAAGTTGGCAGAGAACGTATTCATTAATTGCACTGGAATCTcttttggcgcttttccactatacagttctagcactactcggctcggtACCAGGAACAatcttttccattactatagtacctACTAAATGTGGGTGAGGTTGTCATAGCACAGCTgtgcgaaactgccgtgacctcgttttatacgcgacacaaacacataaacagtcaaggacatgga is a genomic window containing:
- the acadm gene encoding medium-chain specific acyl-CoA dehydrogenase, mitochondrial, whose protein sequence is MLLNKVLRATVRSGIRLQSSSAAANAKAPSSDHSASPGYSFELSDQQKEFQELARKFAREEIVPVAAAYDKSGEYPVPVIKKAWELGLLNGHIAEEYGGMGLSIFDTCLITEELAFGCTGVQTAIEANSLGQMPVILAGNEAQKRKYLGRMTEEPLMCAYCVTEPGAGSDVAGIKTRADKKGDEYVVNGQKMWITNGGKANWYFLLARTNPDPKCPAGKAFTGFIVDADTPGILVGRKEMNMGQRCSDTRGITFEEVRIPKENVLIGEGAGFKIAMGAFDKTRPPVAAGATGLAQRALEEATHYALERKTFGVAIAQHQAVSFLLAEMAMKVELARLAYQRAAWEVDQGRRNTYYASIAKAFAGDIANQVASDAVQVFGGNGFNSEYPVEKLMRDAKIYQIYEGTAQIQRLIVAREHLGRFKK